One window of Acidobacteriaceae bacterium genomic DNA carries:
- a CDS encoding Gfo/Idh/MocA family oxidoreductase yields the protein MDELRIGIIGMGKMARLAMRVFMECHLTRVVAFSARRQEVVEQVSAEFSIPGYLDYRKMLERDDLDAIVIATPDNWHFEFAHAALESGRHIFVEKPFTTNVKEADILLRLAHQKNRKIQVAFNHRWLSSYNTAHSTISSGEIGVPIGGYARKNDTIVVSTKNIRWAGETTSAWLLSSHDIDLVRWFLGSEPLEARAYGRKEFLLARGVPTYDMIQAQVKFANGAFVTFESGWIYPNTFPTNVDSYIQLVGSAGTVLLDRKCESLEVSTEKSFSYPKNFLSADIFGRVRGAFPSCLEDFARAILADHTPKVSGFDGRQVTAALEAIHESLARDGETVRIKQPDDDILSWSNS from the coding sequence AACTCCGAATCGGCATTATTGGCATGGGAAAGATGGCGCGGCTTGCCATGCGCGTTTTCATGGAGTGCCATCTGACTCGCGTCGTTGCGTTCAGCGCGCGCCGGCAGGAGGTCGTAGAGCAAGTCTCAGCGGAGTTCTCCATACCCGGCTACCTTGATTACCGCAAGATGCTCGAGCGCGACGATCTCGACGCTATCGTCATCGCCACACCTGACAATTGGCACTTCGAGTTCGCACACGCTGCGCTTGAAAGCGGTCGACACATTTTTGTTGAAAAGCCGTTTACAACGAACGTGAAGGAAGCCGACATCCTGTTGCGGCTGGCGCATCAGAAAAACCGAAAGATCCAAGTGGCGTTCAATCATCGCTGGCTATCTTCGTACAACACAGCACACAGCACCATCTCGTCGGGTGAGATAGGCGTTCCCATAGGTGGCTACGCGCGCAAGAACGATACCATCGTCGTCTCGACAAAGAACATTCGATGGGCGGGCGAAACAACGTCTGCGTGGCTGCTCTCCTCGCACGACATCGACCTCGTGCGCTGGTTCCTCGGCAGTGAACCGCTCGAAGCGCGCGCCTATGGTCGCAAGGAATTTCTGCTCGCGCGTGGCGTGCCCACCTATGACATGATCCAGGCGCAGGTAAAGTTCGCGAATGGCGCCTTCGTTACGTTTGAATCCGGCTGGATCTACCCGAACACGTTTCCTACGAACGTGGACTCCTACATCCAGCTGGTCGGTTCCGCTGGCACCGTGCTACTGGATCGCAAATGCGAATCGTTGGAGGTCAGCACAGAGAAGTCGTTCAGCTATCCCAAGAACTTCCTCAGCGCCGACATCTTCGGCCGCGTGCGCGGAGCATTCCCTTCGTGCCTGGAAGATTTCGCCCGCGCGATTCTTGCGGACCACACGCCGAAAGTTTCCGGCTTCGATGGCCGCCAGGTTACGGCGGCACTCGAGGCAATCCACGAATCGCTCGCGCGTGATGGAGAAACCGTGCGGATCAAACAGCCGGACGATGACATCTTGAGCTGGTCGAACAGCTAG